A genome region from Natranaeroarchaeum sulfidigenes includes the following:
- the thiM gene encoding hydroxyethylthiazole kinase yields MTVDLDDALAAVEDGSPLVNAVTNNVTVNDVAQIILHWGGLPVMSDDEREVGDMVAAAQGCLLNMGTVSEEGEATMIEAGESANENGVPVVLDPVGVGATPTRDRVAERLASELDVAAIKGNYGEITALTGEDADVRGVESVGEYSDIATTAIACAQQYDTVVVASGETDVVATDQGAYEITAGHPDMGTVVGTGCMLGASVATFAGAIEDAEEATLAATVAFGLAGEAAASGAFGDVHGPGSYNVAFKDAVAGLRDAEYEPAAERVKQVLSADT; encoded by the coding sequence ATGACAGTTGACCTCGACGACGCGCTCGCAGCAGTCGAAGACGGGTCGCCGCTCGTCAACGCCGTCACGAACAACGTCACCGTCAACGATGTCGCCCAGATAATCCTCCACTGGGGCGGGCTGCCGGTGATGTCCGACGACGAACGCGAGGTCGGCGACATGGTCGCCGCCGCACAGGGCTGTCTGCTCAACATGGGTACCGTCAGCGAGGAAGGGGAAGCGACGATGATCGAGGCGGGCGAGTCCGCGAACGAGAACGGCGTTCCGGTCGTTCTCGACCCCGTCGGTGTCGGCGCGACTCCGACCCGTGACCGGGTCGCCGAACGACTCGCGAGCGAGCTGGACGTCGCCGCCATCAAAGGCAACTACGGTGAGATCACGGCCCTCACAGGCGAGGACGCCGACGTTCGCGGCGTCGAATCCGTCGGCGAGTACAGCGATATCGCGACGACTGCGATTGCCTGTGCCCAGCAGTACGATACCGTCGTCGTCGCCTCAGGGGAGACTGACGTCGTCGCCACCGACCAGGGGGCCTACGAGATCACTGCGGGCCATCCGGATATGGGCACTGTCGTCGGCACCGGCTGTATGCTCGGCGCGTCCGTGGCGACCTTTGCGGGCGCGATCGAGGACGCCGAGGAGGCGACGCTGGCCGCAACCGTGGCGTTCGGGCTGGCCGGCGAGGCCGCGGCGAGCGGCGCGTTCGGCGATGTCCACGGCCCCGGAAGTTATAACGTCGCATTCAAAGATGCCGTCGCCGGGCTACGGGACGCCGAGTACGAACCGGCGGCCGAACGCGTAAAGCAGGTGCTGTCTGCAGATACCTGA
- a CDS encoding NAD(P)/FAD-dependent oxidoreductase, which produces MTNVVIVGGGPAGLSAALFVRKNGLDAVVFDTDETWMHKAHLFNYLGIGSVGGSEFMATARQQVDDFGVDRRQGEEVTTISENGDGFTVTTVEDEIQADYVVLATGANRDLAEDLGCEFDDDGTVAVDITMETSVEDAYATGAMPRAEEWQAAISVGDGAAAALNILSKEKGEHYHDFDVPADAEAVFGGMSDE; this is translated from the coding sequence ATGACGAACGTAGTAATCGTCGGCGGTGGACCAGCGGGACTCAGCGCAGCCCTTTTCGTACGAAAAAACGGACTGGACGCCGTCGTCTTCGATACTGACGAGACGTGGATGCACAAGGCACATCTGTTCAACTACCTCGGTATCGGCTCGGTCGGCGGCAGCGAGTTCATGGCGACGGCCCGACAGCAGGTCGACGACTTCGGTGTCGACCGCCGACAGGGTGAAGAAGTAACAACAATCTCCGAGAACGGGGACGGGTTCACGGTAACGACCGTGGAGGACGAGATACAGGCGGACTACGTCGTACTTGCGACCGGAGCCAACCGCGACCTCGCAGAGGACCTCGGTTGCGAATTCGACGACGACGGTACAGTTGCAGTCGACATTACGATGGAAACCAGCGTCGAGGACGCCTATGCGACCGGCGCGATGCCCCGCGCCGAGGAGTGGCAAGCGGCGATCTCTGTCGGTGATGGCGCAGCAGCGGCGCTCAATATTCTCTCGAAGGAGAAAGGAGAGCACTACCACGACTTCGACGTACCGGCGGATGCAGAGGCAGTGTTCGGCGGCATGAGCGACGAATAG
- a CDS encoding FAD-dependent oxidoreductase, with product MDDPFVIIGGDAAGMSAASKAKREAPDLDVVVFEQGEWVSYAACGMPYYVKGEVDELDDLVAVEPETFRDKRDVDLRTGHEVVGIDPTAQTVTVSTDEETFVQPYHSLLIGTGARAIEPPFDGLDLDGVFTLRSMDEAAAIQRYVSDAKPASAAIVGGGYVGVEMAEALTERGLDVSIYEMLPRTLQPFGEETARTVEDHLREHGVDLHLDTAVEGFIGEETVAGIEHDGGVDDTDLVIVGVGVAPNVELAEQAGIELGPTGAIATDEYGRTNYADVYAAGDCAEATNVVTGDPDHVPLALTANRAGRAIGTTVAGDPTETGGTAGTAIVKAFDLGAARTGVLNEEQAREAGFDPVAVTIDAPTRPHYYPGGSELTVTLVADRGTSQVLGASMVGGDGVKRIDTVATALGSGLTVTELQNLDLAYAPPFSPVWDPVLTAAKVLAGKL from the coding sequence TGGTCGTGTTCGAACAGGGTGAGTGGGTTTCCTACGCCGCGTGTGGGATGCCGTACTACGTGAAAGGCGAGGTCGACGAGCTCGACGATCTCGTCGCGGTCGAGCCCGAGACGTTTCGGGACAAGCGTGACGTCGACCTCAGAACGGGCCACGAGGTCGTCGGCATCGATCCGACGGCACAGACCGTCACCGTCAGTACGGACGAGGAGACGTTCGTCCAGCCCTACCACTCGCTTTTGATCGGGACGGGCGCGCGAGCGATCGAGCCGCCGTTCGACGGCCTCGATCTGGACGGCGTGTTCACGCTCCGGAGCATGGACGAGGCTGCGGCGATCCAGCGCTACGTCTCGGACGCGAAGCCAGCCAGTGCAGCGATCGTCGGCGGGGGTTACGTCGGCGTCGAGATGGCCGAGGCCCTCACCGAGCGGGGACTCGATGTCTCGATCTACGAGATGCTCCCGCGCACTCTCCAGCCGTTCGGCGAGGAGACGGCCCGGACCGTCGAAGATCACCTCCGGGAGCACGGTGTCGATCTTCACCTCGACACGGCCGTAGAAGGGTTCATCGGTGAGGAGACGGTCGCGGGGATCGAGCACGATGGCGGCGTCGACGACACCGACCTCGTCATCGTCGGTGTGGGCGTCGCTCCGAACGTCGAGCTTGCCGAGCAGGCCGGGATCGAACTCGGCCCGACCGGCGCAATCGCGACCGACGAGTACGGTCGGACGAACTACGCGGATGTGTACGCTGCCGGGGATTGCGCCGAAGCGACTAACGTTGTCACCGGCGATCCCGATCACGTCCCACTGGCACTCACCGCCAACCGTGCCGGGCGGGCGATCGGGACCACGGTCGCGGGCGACCCAACCGAGACCGGCGGGACGGCCGGGACGGCGATCGTCAAGGCGTTCGATCTCGGCGCGGCTCGGACAGGGGTACTCAACGAGGAACAGGCCCGTGAGGCCGGCTTCGACCCCGTCGCGGTGACGATCGATGCACCGACGCGCCCACACTACTATCCGGGCGGCTCGGAACTCACGGTGACGCTCGTCGCCGATCGGGGGACAAGTCAGGTATTAGGGGCCAGCATGGTCGGCGGGGACGGCGTCAAGCGGATCGACACCGTCGCAACCGCCCTCGGCTCCGGGCTCACCGTCACGGAACTGCAAAACCTCGATCTCGCCTACGCGCCGCCGTTCAGTCCGGTCTGGGACCCAGTGCTCACGGCCGCGAAAGTGCTTGCCGGAAAACTGTAG
- a CDS encoding DNA-methyltransferase encodes METRHRIVVGDSRELSELDDDSVELVVTSPPYPMVEMWDDLFAELRPGIGERLDAGDGQGAFEAMHDVLDDVWTELQRVLVEGGIACINVGDATRKVDDSFRVYPNHSRIVSAFEALGFEPLPELLWRKPVNSGTKFMGSGMVPPNAYVTLEHEYVLVFRNGVESRSFEPGADRRYEAAYFWEERNQWFSDVWTDVAGRGQALDDDELRDRSAAYPFEIPYRLISMYSVYGDTVLDPFWGTGTTSLAAMVAGRNSVGYELDREFIRLFDEQIGRVPELSESIGRERLDAHRQFVVDRRDEGGSFEYESDQYEFPVMTKQEQKLRLYRVTDVAESDGTYRAAHHPLDDRA; translated from the coding sequence ATGGAGACACGCCATCGCATCGTCGTGGGGGACTCCCGGGAGCTCTCCGAACTCGACGACGATTCGGTCGAGCTCGTCGTCACGTCGCCGCCGTATCCGATGGTGGAGATGTGGGACGATCTGTTCGCCGAGCTGCGGCCGGGCATTGGCGAGCGCCTCGACGCGGGTGACGGACAGGGTGCATTCGAGGCGATGCACGACGTGCTCGATGATGTCTGGACGGAGCTCCAGCGGGTGCTCGTCGAGGGCGGGATTGCCTGTATCAACGTCGGCGACGCGACGCGCAAGGTCGACGACAGCTTTCGCGTCTATCCGAACCATTCGCGGATCGTCAGCGCCTTCGAGGCGCTGGGCTTCGAGCCCCTCCCCGAACTGCTCTGGCGCAAGCCCGTCAATTCGGGGACGAAGTTCATGGGCAGTGGAATGGTACCGCCGAACGCCTACGTCACGCTCGAACACGAGTACGTACTCGTCTTTCGGAACGGCGTCGAGAGTCGGTCGTTCGAGCCCGGCGCTGATCGGCGGTACGAGGCGGCGTACTTCTGGGAGGAGCGCAATCAGTGGTTTTCGGACGTCTGGACTGATGTCGCCGGGCGCGGGCAGGCGCTCGACGACGACGAACTCCGGGACCGCTCGGCGGCGTATCCCTTCGAGATCCCGTACCGGCTGATCTCGATGTACAGCGTCTACGGCGACACCGTACTGGATCCGTTCTGGGGGACAGGGACGACGAGCCTCGCCGCAATGGTCGCCGGTCGAAACTCGGTCGGGTACGAACTCGATCGCGAGTTCATCCGTCTGTTCGATGAGCAGATCGGGCGAGTGCCGGAACTCTCGGAATCGATCGGCCGCGAGCGTCTGGATGCTCACCGCCAGTTCGTCGTCGATCGACGGGACGAGGGTGGGAGCTTCGAGTACGAGTCCGACCAGTACGAGTTCCCGGTGATGACGAAACAGGAACAGAAGCTCCGTCTCTACCGGGTAACGGACGTGGCGGAATCCGACGGTACGTACCGTGCGGCGCATCACCCACTCGACGACCGAGCCTGA
- a CDS encoding SDR family oxidoreductase has product MGTDTDGPMTDADTDPVALVTGASRGIGAATASRLAEEGYDLVLAARTESDLREVAERVSDDSGVETRVVPTDVTDPDAVQSLVDVTLERFDRLDVAVVNAGTGERRNRPIDEIPLEEYRAVRSTNVDGTFYTARAALDPLRESAGTLVFVGSFKAKYPSTSTPVYAASKWWLRGFAHSLAGRVGPDGVAVTLVNPSGVPTEFARERRERTNAERLDPDEEITAEDVADAIVTAARQDAPAAVTELDLFRRDIYERF; this is encoded by the coding sequence ATGGGAACGGATACCGACGGCCCGATGACGGATGCTGATACCGATCCGGTCGCACTCGTCACCGGAGCCAGCCGCGGGATCGGAGCGGCAACGGCGTCCCGTCTCGCTGAGGAGGGCTACGATCTCGTGCTCGCCGCCAGAACCGAAAGCGATCTTCGGGAGGTGGCAGAGCGGGTCAGTGACGACTCCGGGGTCGAAACGCGAGTCGTGCCGACCGACGTAACCGATCCAGACGCCGTCCAGTCGCTTGTTGACGTCACCCTCGAACGGTTCGACCGCCTCGACGTCGCTGTCGTCAATGCTGGGACAGGCGAGCGGCGGAACCGGCCGATCGACGAGATTCCACTGGAGGAGTACCGTGCGGTCCGGTCGACCAACGTCGACGGTACCTTCTATACGGCGCGCGCGGCGCTCGACCCGCTCCGTGAGTCAGCGGGAACACTCGTGTTCGTCGGCAGTTTCAAAGCGAAATATCCCAGCACGTCGACGCCGGTCTACGCCGCCTCGAAGTGGTGGCTCCGCGGATTCGCTCACAGCCTCGCGGGACGCGTTGGTCCGGACGGGGTCGCAGTCACGCTGGTCAACCCATCGGGCGTCCCGACCGAATTCGCACGCGAGCGCCGCGAGCGGACCAACGCCGAGCGGCTGGATCCCGACGAAGAGATTACTGCCGAGGACGTCGCGGACGCCATCGTCACGGCTGCTAGACAGGACGCTCCGGCTGCAGTCACCGAACTCGATCTCTTCCGGCGCGACATCTATGAGCGGTTCTGA
- the thiE gene encoding thiamine phosphate synthase — protein sequence MTVTLDTYLVTQEDLSAGRSTTEIVDAAIAGGIDIVQVREKHRSAAEQLAIARELRKPTADAGVALVVNDRVDVAVAAAADGVHLGDNDLPVAAARDQLGEDAIIGRSVSTVAAAVTAEENGADYLGVGAIYATSSKDVDADEQAIGLDTLTEIAEAVDIPIVGIGGITPDRAADVVEAGADGVAVISAITAADDPEDATRALAEAVRNGKRQRTGDTAVEGSA from the coding sequence ATGACCGTCACCCTCGACACCTATCTCGTGACACAGGAAGATCTCTCGGCGGGCCGAAGTACGACCGAGATCGTCGATGCTGCAATCGCTGGCGGCATCGATATCGTACAGGTCCGAGAGAAACACCGGAGCGCGGCCGAGCAGCTCGCGATCGCCCGAGAGCTTCGGAAGCCGACCGCCGACGCAGGCGTGGCGCTCGTCGTCAACGACCGTGTCGACGTGGCGGTCGCCGCGGCGGCGGATGGCGTCCACCTCGGCGATAACGACCTTCCCGTGGCCGCAGCCCGTGATCAGCTAGGCGAGGACGCGATTATCGGTCGATCCGTCTCAACCGTCGCCGCCGCCGTAACAGCCGAAGAGAACGGCGCGGACTACCTCGGGGTCGGCGCAATCTACGCGACGAGTTCCAAGGACGTCGACGCGGACGAGCAGGCGATCGGCCTCGACACACTCACGGAGATCGCCGAGGCAGTCGATATCCCGATCGTCGGAATCGGCGGCATCACGCCCGATCGCGCAGCAGATGTGGTCGAGGCAGGGGCCGACGGCGTCGCTGTTATCTCGGCGATCACCGCGGCCGACGATCCGGAGGACGCAACGAGGGCGCTCGCGGAGGCCGTACGGAACGGCAAACGTCAGCGTACTGGGGACACAGCCGTGGAGGGATCGGCATGA
- a CDS encoding ABC transporter permease: MELGLVAGVIGLGIVHGVLPDHGWPIAATYALDKRRKWLHGVAAGLILGTGHLVSSVALVLAYFWVSRFAEFAEGPWMGVVAGCLLILLGVNEYVNGGHGDGHIHDGDHDHEEHESHHEEHHHDGDHDHHHPAHHDHEEAAGILGRLRSYLPGGGGHQHLDETHAEQGLFTLGSTALLLGFAHEEPIQILAICAGTTFCLELMLIYSLAVIVAILAPTLLLIAGYEHYRETVERYTPYLPTITAIVLVAMGLAFVFGFV, translated from the coding sequence ATGGAACTCGGACTGGTGGCCGGTGTGATCGGCCTGGGCATCGTCCACGGGGTGCTACCGGACCACGGCTGGCCGATCGCAGCGACGTACGCGCTCGACAAGCGACGGAAGTGGCTCCACGGCGTCGCTGCCGGGCTGATCCTCGGGACCGGTCATCTCGTCAGCAGCGTTGCGCTCGTGCTCGCGTACTTCTGGGTGAGTAGATTCGCCGAATTCGCTGAGGGACCATGGATGGGCGTCGTCGCCGGATGCCTGCTGATACTGCTCGGCGTCAACGAGTACGTCAACGGTGGACACGGCGATGGCCACATTCACGACGGCGACCATGATCACGAGGAACACGAAAGCCACCACGAGGAGCACCATCACGATGGTGATCACGACCACCATCACCCGGCTCACCACGACCATGAAGAGGCTGCCGGGATTCTCGGACGGCTCCGCTCGTACCTCCCCGGTGGCGGTGGTCACCAGCATCTCGACGAGACACATGCCGAACAGGGGCTGTTCACGCTCGGCTCGACGGCGCTACTGCTCGGCTTCGCCCACGAGGAGCCGATCCAGATCCTCGCCATCTGTGCGGGGACGACGTTCTGTCTCGAACTGATGCTCATCTACTCGCTGGCCGTAATCGTGGCGATTCTCGCCCCGACCTTACTGCTCATCGCGGGCTACGAACACTACCGGGAAACGGTCGAGCGCTACACGCCGTACCTGCCGACGATTACGGCAATCGTGCTGGTCGCGATGGGGCTAGCGTTCGTGTTCGGCTTTGTCTGA